One window of Bacillota bacterium genomic DNA carries:
- a CDS encoding sigma-54 dependent transcriptional regulator: MPARILVVDDEPRVCEFLRTVLEAEGWQVTTAEGGVRALEELGRGSFDLVITDLVMPEVDGMQVLEAARSEDPDAVVIVITGYSTVESAVEAMKKGAFDYIPKPFKVEHIKLQCRKALDQRRVILENRVLRHQLSVTQVRFGRMIGDSRAMQEVYRLIAKVAPTGSTVLIRGETGTGKELVARAIHYHSPRREHPLVTVNCAALPETLLESELFGYTRGAFTGATVPKRGLLEEADGGTFFLDEIGDVSLALQAKLLRVLEEGEFLRLGETRPRRVDVRVIAATNRDLEKALDSGGFRSDLYFRLNVFTVHLPPLREREGDVPLLAGHFLQRSAQRMGKPLRGFTPRAMECLVRYSWPGNVRELENVVERAAILAEGPFVDVGDLPREMHHSSREPASLPVPVPEGRTFKEAVREFERSLVLEALERAGGVPARAARLLGLNRSTFHEITRRLGIQDRVQAAGGRPR; this comes from the coding sequence TTGCCGGCGCGCATCCTGGTGGTGGACGATGAGCCGCGGGTGTGCGAGTTCCTGCGCACCGTGCTGGAGGCCGAGGGATGGCAGGTCACGACGGCTGAGGGAGGGGTACGGGCCCTGGAGGAGCTGGGGCGGGGCAGCTTCGACCTGGTGATCACGGACCTGGTCATGCCGGAAGTGGACGGGATGCAGGTGCTGGAGGCTGCCCGCAGCGAGGACCCGGACGCGGTGGTGATCGTCATCACCGGGTACTCCACCGTGGAGTCCGCCGTGGAGGCCATGAAGAAGGGAGCCTTCGATTACATCCCCAAGCCCTTCAAGGTCGAGCACATCAAGCTCCAGTGTCGTAAGGCCCTGGACCAGCGGCGCGTGATCCTGGAGAACCGGGTGCTGCGCCACCAGTTGAGCGTGACCCAGGTCCGTTTCGGACGCATGATCGGCGACAGTCGCGCCATGCAGGAGGTGTACCGCCTCATTGCCAAGGTGGCTCCCACCGGCAGCACGGTGCTCATCAGGGGGGAGACAGGTACCGGGAAGGAGCTGGTGGCGCGGGCCATCCACTATCACAGCCCCCGGCGAGAACACCCCCTGGTCACCGTCAACTGCGCCGCCCTGCCCGAGACCCTGCTGGAGAGCGAGCTGTTCGGGTATACCCGGGGTGCCTTCACCGGCGCCACGGTGCCCAAGAGGGGCCTGCTGGAGGAGGCGGACGGGGGGACGTTCTTCCTGGACGAGATCGGGGATGTAAGTCTGGCCCTGCAGGCCAAGTTGCTGAGGGTACTGGAGGAAGGTGAGTTCCTGCGCCTGGGGGAAACCCGGCCCCGCCGGGTGGATGTGCGCGTCATCGCGGCCACCAACCGCGACCTGGAAAAGGCGCTCGACAGCGGGGGTTTCCGGTCTGACCTGTATTTCCGGCTGAACGTCTTCACCGTCCACCTGCCGCCGCTGCGGGAACGGGAGGGGGACGTCCCCCTGCTGGCCGGTCATTTCCTGCAGCGCAGCGCCCAGCGCATGGGTAAGCCCCTGCGCGGCTTCACCCCCCGGGCCATGGAGTGCCTGGTGCGGTATTCCTGGCCGGGCAACGTGCGGGAACTGGAGAACGTGGTGGAGCGTGCCGCCATACTGGCGGAAGGCCCCTTCGTGGACGTGGGCGACCTGCCCCGCGAGATGCACCATTCCTCCCGGGAGCCGGCTTCTCTGCCTGTCCCCGTGCCGGAAGGCCGGACGTTCAAAGAAGCCGTGCGGGAATTTGAACGTTCCCTGGTGCTGGAGGCCCTCGAACGGGCGGGGGGAGTGCCCGCGCGGGCCGCGCGCCTCCTGGGCCTCAACCGATCCACCTTCCACGAGATCACGCGCAGGCTGGGCATCCAGGACCGGGTACAGGCGGCCGGGGGACGCCCCCGTTAA
- a CDS encoding [Fe-Fe] hydrogenase large subunit C-terminal domain-containing protein, which produces MGVVSTIPGRCRQCYACVRHCPVRAIMVRQEQATVLEERCISCGYCVTVCSQKAKRVASDLAAAREMLENGRAVCALLAPSFVAEFYPLRPGQVAAALRRLGFRWAFEVAYGAELVTGEYLRLLRRATKAGWRRPLVSTPCPAIVHLVESHFPSLISFLAPVVSPMVATARAARILLGENGGLATVFIGPCVAKIEEARHPAVAGAVDGVLGFPELRAWWREAGVDPSSLPEEAFDNPPATLGKLYPVPGGLLRTAALRADVLDNEIQIVEGREKSLEFLRALERREVGGTFVDILFCEGCVNGPLASSPLPAYGRRDRVVREVRALPPGSLRLAEPPPGIDLEREFTPRPVRLPEPDEARIRAILRELGKTRPEDELNCGACGYATCREKAVAVFQGLAENKMCLPYLITELQARNAELAYLRDYNRNIVESIAEGVIVTDREGTITVFNDPRGHLSDRPRAELIGRKLFLGLPHLDREEVRKAISAVLDEGRMGAVPELRYGLRDRPVVSSLRAYPLRGEQGELLGAVVVCQDITEEKRWFSRLAESDRLASLGRLAAGVAHEINNPLTLVSGYAELLRDGVTDPALREQAAVIVEEVERIAGIVRNLLTFARQQRATVSPCDVNAILGRLVTLTASQFQKGRVEEVLECETGLPCVAANPAELEQVFLNLMINALEAMPGGGRLTVRTRSLAVGGVPWVEVSFTDTGCGIREEHLDRIFEPFFTTKEVGKGTGLGLSVSYGIVRKYGGTIEVSSEEGKGSEFVVRLPVANHVGRGTEVTGFAGAHPGGGR; this is translated from the coding sequence GTGGGAGTCGTAAGTACCATTCCGGGCCGGTGCCGGCAGTGTTACGCCTGCGTGCGTCATTGCCCGGTGAGAGCCATCATGGTGCGCCAGGAGCAGGCCACCGTCCTGGAGGAGCGTTGCATTTCCTGCGGGTACTGCGTTACCGTGTGCAGCCAGAAGGCGAAGCGGGTGGCATCCGACCTGGCCGCCGCCAGGGAGATGCTGGAGAACGGGCGGGCGGTGTGCGCCCTGCTCGCACCTTCTTTCGTGGCGGAGTTCTACCCCCTGCGGCCGGGGCAGGTGGCGGCCGCCCTGCGGCGCCTGGGGTTTCGCTGGGCATTCGAGGTGGCCTATGGGGCCGAACTGGTGACCGGGGAGTACCTGCGCCTGCTGCGCCGGGCGACGAAGGCGGGATGGAGGAGGCCCCTGGTGAGCACCCCCTGCCCCGCCATCGTGCACCTGGTGGAAAGCCACTTCCCCTCCCTCATCTCCTTCCTGGCTCCGGTGGTGTCGCCCATGGTGGCCACCGCCAGGGCGGCGCGCATCCTGCTGGGCGAGAACGGTGGGCTGGCCACGGTGTTCATCGGCCCCTGCGTGGCCAAGATCGAGGAAGCCCGCCATCCCGCGGTGGCGGGGGCCGTGGACGGGGTGCTCGGTTTCCCGGAGTTGCGGGCGTGGTGGCGGGAGGCCGGGGTCGACCCGTCTTCCCTGCCGGAGGAGGCGTTCGACAACCCGCCCGCCACCCTGGGCAAGCTGTACCCCGTTCCGGGGGGGTTGCTGCGCACGGCGGCCCTGCGGGCAGACGTGCTGGACAACGAGATCCAGATCGTAGAGGGCCGTGAGAAGTCCCTGGAGTTCCTGCGCGCGCTGGAGAGGCGGGAGGTCGGGGGAACCTTCGTGGACATCCTGTTCTGCGAGGGATGCGTCAACGGTCCCCTGGCCAGCAGTCCCCTGCCCGCCTACGGCCGTCGCGACCGGGTGGTGCGGGAGGTGCGTGCCCTGCCTCCGGGATCCCTCCGCCTGGCGGAGCCGCCCCCCGGCATCGACCTGGAGCGGGAGTTTACCCCGCGGCCCGTGCGGCTGCCGGAACCGGACGAGGCCCGGATCCGGGCCATCCTGCGGGAGCTGGGCAAGACCCGGCCGGAGGATGAACTGAACTGCGGCGCCTGCGGTTATGCCACCTGCCGGGAAAAGGCGGTGGCCGTGTTCCAGGGCCTGGCGGAGAACAAGATGTGTCTCCCTTACCTCATCACCGAACTGCAGGCCCGCAACGCCGAGCTGGCCTACCTGCGCGACTACAACCGCAACATCGTGGAGAGCATCGCCGAGGGGGTCATCGTCACCGACCGGGAGGGCACCATCACCGTGTTCAACGACCCGCGCGGTCACCTCTCCGATCGACCCCGGGCGGAACTGATCGGCAGGAAGCTGTTCCTGGGTCTTCCCCACCTGGACCGCGAGGAGGTGAGGAAGGCCATCTCCGCCGTGCTGGATGAGGGCAGGATGGGGGCGGTGCCCGAGCTCCGCTACGGGTTGCGGGACCGCCCCGTGGTCTCCAGCCTGCGCGCCTACCCCCTGCGCGGGGAGCAGGGGGAGTTGCTGGGGGCGGTGGTCGTCTGCCAGGACATCACCGAGGAGAAGCGCTGGTTCAGCCGCCTGGCGGAGTCCGACCGCCTGGCCTCCCTGGGCCGGCTGGCGGCGGGGGTGGCTCACGAGATCAACAATCCCCTCACCCTGGTCTCCGGTTACGCCGAGCTCCTGCGCGACGGCGTCACTGACCCCGCGCTCAGGGAGCAGGCCGCGGTCATCGTGGAAGAGGTGGAGCGTATCGCCGGCATCGTGCGCAACCTGCTCACTTTCGCCCGCCAGCAGCGCGCCACGGTGAGCCCGTGTGATGTCAACGCCATCCTGGGGCGCCTGGTTACCCTCACCGCCTCGCAGTTCCAAAAGGGCCGCGTGGAGGAGGTGCTGGAGTGCGAGACCGGACTGCCGTGCGTGGCCGCCAACCCGGCGGAGCTGGAGCAGGTGTTCCTGAACCTCATGATAAACGCCCTGGAGGCCATGCCCGGCGGGGGCAGGCTGACCGTGCGGACCCGTTCGCTGGCGGTGGGCGGTGTGCCCTGGGTGGAGGTGAGTTTCACCGATACGGGCTGCGGCATAAGGGAAGAGCACCTGGACCGCATATTCGAGCCCTTCTTCACCACGAAGGAAGTGGGCAAGGGTACCGGGCTCGGCCTTTCGGTCTCGTACGGGATCGTGCGCAAGTACGGGGGGACCATCGAGGTTTCCAGTGAGGAAGGGAAGGGGAGCGAGTTCGTGGTGCGTCTCCCCGTGGCCAATCACGTGGGGCGTGGAACGGAGGTGACGGGCTTTGCCGGCGCGCATCCTGGTGGTGGACGATGA
- a CDS encoding thiamine pyrophosphate-binding protein, whose protein sequence is MRPGTREMLPRVFRSAFRYATSGRTGAVHISIPEDVLSGTTEFDERELYAESHCGSCPAFRSGPTRS, encoded by the coding sequence TTGCGCCCGGGTACCCGGGAAATGCTGCCCCGGGTGTTCAGATCTGCATTTCGCTATGCCACCTCTGGCCGCACGGGTGCGGTTCACATCAGCATCCCCGAGGACGTTCTCTCAGGCACAACTGAATTCGATGAACGAGAACTGTACGCAGAGTCTCACTGCGGTTCGTGCCCTGCATTCCGATCCGGCCCGACCCGCAGCTAG
- a CDS encoding response regulator, giving the protein MSGKVLVIDDEASIRLACEKVLTAAGYRVEVACDGSEGLDKLRTAAFDVALVDLKMPGVDGMEVLRRAREVDPDLVTIVITGYPSYESVVEAIKAGAYDYIPKPFSPDELRTVVGRGYEKHELQREARILQEERARNLVTIAEERGRLLTVINCMADGVMVADREGRLVLYNPAAARWLAPDALGRPLGEVCRWAELEGLVREVTATGGLRSLSTDLVSERGTPTFMATVAPVLTEAAAVSATPAPGAGTGPAPGAGKAPETGASGAEMLGAVLVLRDVTELRRQQRERANFMAMVCHEIRAPVSAIAGYLELMLRGVVGHEAWPDLLERCRARSEGLVALIQDMLDLARMETPVRHVERVPVREVMEESLATLSPQAERAGVMVRLEPPAGDLVVDADRFELGRVVTNLLSNAIKFNRPRGSATVSWGREGDYLVIGVQDTGIGIDPRHLPRLGEEFYRVRDETTAGIPGSGLGLAIVRNIARTYHGDLRVSSEPGAGTTVEVRLACPPCA; this is encoded by the coding sequence ATGTCAGGGAAAGTGCTGGTGATCGACGACGAAGCTTCCATCCGGCTGGCCTGCGAGAAGGTGCTCACGGCAGCCGGTTACCGGGTAGAAGTGGCCTGCGACGGTAGCGAGGGCCTGGACAAGCTGCGCACGGCGGCTTTTGACGTCGCCCTGGTGGACCTCAAGATGCCGGGCGTGGACGGCATGGAGGTGCTGAGGCGGGCACGGGAGGTGGACCCGGACCTGGTGACCATCGTCATCACCGGGTACCCGTCCTATGAGAGCGTGGTGGAGGCCATCAAGGCGGGGGCGTACGATTACATCCCCAAGCCGTTCAGCCCGGATGAGTTGCGCACGGTGGTGGGGCGCGGGTACGAGAAACACGAACTGCAGAGGGAGGCCCGCATCCTCCAGGAGGAGCGGGCGCGCAACCTGGTCACCATCGCCGAGGAGCGCGGCCGCCTGCTCACGGTGATCAACTGCATGGCCGACGGAGTGATGGTGGCCGACCGGGAGGGGCGCCTGGTGCTTTACAACCCGGCCGCCGCTCGCTGGCTCGCCCCCGACGCCCTGGGGCGCCCCCTGGGCGAGGTGTGCCGGTGGGCCGAACTGGAAGGCCTGGTGCGCGAGGTGACTGCCACGGGCGGGTTACGCTCCCTGAGCACCGACCTGGTCTCGGAAAGGGGGACCCCCACCTTCATGGCCACCGTGGCGCCGGTCTTGACCGAAGCGGCGGCGGTGTCCGCAACGCCGGCGCCCGGTGCCGGGACGGGGCCGGCCCCCGGTGCCGGGAAGGCCCCGGAGACTGGGGCGTCGGGGGCTGAGATGCTGGGCGCGGTACTGGTGCTGCGGGATGTGACCGAGTTACGCCGGCAGCAGCGGGAGCGGGCCAACTTCATGGCCATGGTCTGCCACGAGATCCGCGCCCCCGTGTCCGCGATTGCCGGGTACCTGGAGCTGATGTTGCGGGGCGTGGTCGGCCACGAAGCCTGGCCCGACTTGCTCGAGCGCTGCCGGGCCCGGTCGGAGGGACTCGTGGCCCTCATCCAGGACATGCTGGACCTGGCCCGCATGGAAACCCCCGTACGCCACGTGGAGCGCGTCCCGGTGCGCGAGGTCATGGAGGAAAGCCTGGCCACGCTGAGCCCCCAGGCGGAGCGGGCGGGTGTGATGGTGCGCCTTGAGCCCCCTGCCGGCGACCTGGTAGTGGACGCGGACCGGTTCGAACTGGGACGGGTGGTCACCAATCTCCTCTCCAACGCCATCAAGTTCAACCGCCCCCGCGGCTCGGCGACTGTTTCCTGGGGGAGAGAAGGGGACTACCTGGTGATCGGGGTGCAGGACACGGGCATCGGCATCGATCCCCGCCACCTCCCCCGGCTGGGTGAGGAGTTCTACCGGGTGCGCGACGAGACGACGGCGGGCATTCCCGGAAGCGGCCTGGGCCTGGCCATCGTGAGGAACATCGCCCGCACCTACCATGGCGACCTGCGCGTGAGCAGCGAGCCCGGCGCGGGTACCACGGTGGAAGTCAGGCTGGCATGCCCTCCATGCGCGTGA
- a CDS encoding response regulator, translating to MTGAGVRRGVVLVIDDDRDLLEVDRLALEAAGYEVHTAATGREGLALARSLRPDVIVLDIMMETLTEGFDVASALMDDPVTRRIPVVMVSAYAQAVRVPDKFRVGQKRPGAAAGPLDGRLALATAYYEKPVSPGRLVQIVDRILTR from the coding sequence GTGACGGGTGCCGGGGTACGACGGGGGGTCGTGCTGGTAATCGACGACGACCGGGACCTGCTGGAGGTCGACCGTCTGGCCCTGGAGGCGGCGGGTTACGAGGTACACACCGCCGCCACGGGGCGGGAGGGACTGGCCCTGGCCCGGTCGCTGCGGCCCGATGTGATCGTGCTGGACATCATGATGGAAACCCTCACGGAAGGGTTTGACGTGGCCTCGGCGTTGATGGACGACCCGGTCACACGCCGGATTCCCGTGGTCATGGTCTCGGCCTACGCGCAGGCGGTGCGGGTTCCCGACAAGTTCCGCGTCGGGCAGAAGAGGCCGGGGGCGGCGGCCGGGCCGCTGGACGGGCGGCTGGCACTGGCTACCGCCTACTACGAGAAGCCGGTTTCCCCCGGCCGCCTGGTGCAGATCGTGGACAGGATTCTCACAAGGTAG
- a CDS encoding UxaA family hydrolase encodes MQHKFLVHEPGDSVGVAVADIKAGEKVTGVFLNDHHSGVEVVAQQDIPLGHKIALVPVARGDRVVKYGVAIGVAERPIVPGEHVHVHNLKSARWGR; translated from the coding sequence ATGCAGCACAAGTTCCTGGTTCACGAGCCCGGCGACAGCGTGGGCGTGGCAGTGGCGGACATCAAGGCCGGGGAGAAGGTGACGGGGGTGTTTCTCAACGACCACCACTCCGGGGTAGAGGTGGTCGCGCAACAGGACATCCCCCTGGGACACAAGATCGCCCTGGTGCCCGTGGCCCGGGGGGACCGCGTGGTCAAGTACGGGGTGGCCATCGGGGTGGCGGAGCGACCCATCGTCCCTGGTGAGCACGTGCACGTACACAACCTGAAGAGCGCGAGGTGGGGCAGGTGA
- a CDS encoding DUF1670 domain-containing protein translates to MKVGRPTFYRQRIRTEAASVEAKTLLAFLTSEIRARREISLEEAEMVARDTLDFIEGHLLSRGLGQIELPAIAGRSSFMRRGRSGQPEKLVTITVFSDDDAELMADFGVAVMVLGRMARAIEEAWEQDALLDEKRLCLLWPLSHKGIRERLSRLWDQGCLLPLAGMSRKMRERLTTPRAVLAVDRYLRGDDPATIRRELAVSRHLLSKWYLEFQYAVALSDRPADEIAEAIGEPPEVVAGWLGLWARYRDSQDGARERVPKKGVLPPPKAPPGQEREAFLALLRQRHGYTPASSERFCQEISDLAYRISRRHRASGQVVYFGVSSAEPPGKSLRDCTLREVILDYVTPEDWALVNRESPQALKWARLERLATSAYAQGVALSLADLGFLLGLSTDAVADCMKEHPKVVLPIRGRVADMGPTLSHAEKIIRLFMDGYTETDIVRRTGHSYESIERYLIDFARVTYCLDLGMPVPAVRMAVGRSRRLVEKYAALYREFTATDDYIFRMARIRRMAEAHPPEKKGAPKEEIQ, encoded by the coding sequence GTGAAAGTGGGGCGCCCCACCTTCTACCGGCAGCGCATCCGCACTGAGGCAGCCTCGGTGGAGGCCAAGACGCTCCTGGCCTTCCTCACCAGCGAGATTCGGGCCAGGCGGGAGATCTCCCTGGAGGAAGCCGAGATGGTGGCCCGGGACACCCTCGACTTCATCGAAGGACACCTGCTCTCCCGCGGCCTGGGCCAGATCGAGCTCCCCGCCATAGCGGGCCGGTCGAGCTTCATGCGGCGGGGACGGTCCGGGCAGCCCGAGAAGCTGGTGACCATCACCGTGTTCTCCGATGACGACGCCGAGCTCATGGCCGACTTCGGGGTGGCGGTGATGGTGCTGGGGAGGATGGCTCGGGCCATCGAGGAGGCCTGGGAGCAGGACGCCCTCCTGGACGAAAAGAGGCTGTGCCTGCTCTGGCCTCTCAGCCACAAGGGCATCCGGGAGAGGCTGTCCAGACTCTGGGACCAGGGCTGCCTGCTGCCGCTGGCGGGGATGAGCAGGAAGATGCGGGAGAGGCTCACCACGCCGCGGGCGGTGCTGGCCGTGGACCGCTACCTGCGGGGGGACGACCCGGCCACCATCCGGCGGGAGCTGGCGGTGTCGCGGCACCTGCTCAGCAAGTGGTACCTGGAGTTCCAGTACGCGGTGGCCCTGTCCGACCGGCCCGCAGACGAGATCGCGGAAGCGATCGGCGAGCCCCCCGAGGTGGTGGCGGGCTGGCTGGGACTCTGGGCCCGCTACCGGGACAGCCAAGACGGTGCCCGGGAGAGGGTGCCCAAAAAGGGCGTGCTGCCTCCGCCCAAGGCACCCCCGGGGCAGGAGCGGGAAGCCTTCTTAGCCCTGCTGAGGCAGCGGCACGGTTACACCCCCGCCTCCTCGGAGCGGTTCTGCCAGGAGATCAGCGACCTCGCCTACCGCATCTCCCGCCGGCACCGGGCCTCGGGCCAGGTGGTGTACTTCGGGGTCTCAAGTGCGGAGCCCCCGGGGAAGAGCCTGCGCGATTGCACCCTCCGGGAGGTCATCCTGGACTACGTCACCCCGGAGGACTGGGCCCTGGTGAACCGGGAGAGTCCCCAGGCGCTCAAGTGGGCGCGGCTGGAGCGCCTTGCCACCTCCGCCTACGCCCAGGGCGTGGCCCTGTCGCTGGCCGACCTCGGCTTCCTGCTGGGGCTGTCGACCGACGCAGTGGCCGACTGCATGAAGGAGCACCCCAAGGTGGTACTGCCCATCCGGGGCCGGGTGGCCGACATGGGCCCCACGCTGTCGCACGCGGAGAAGATCATCCGGCTGTTCATGGACGGGTACACGGAGACGGACATCGTGCGCCGCACCGGGCACAGCTACGAGAGCATCGAGCGGTACCTGATCGACTTTGCCCGCGTGACCTACTGCCTGGACCTCGGGATGCCCGTACCCGCGGTGAGAATGGCGGTGGGCAGGTCGCGCAGGCTGGTGGAAAAGTACGCGGCCCTCTACCGGGAGTTCACGGCCACGGACGACTACATCTTCCGCATGGCCAGGATCCGCCGGATGGCCGAGGCCCACCCCCCGGAGAAAAAGGGGGCCCCCAAGGAGGAGATACAGTGA
- a CDS encoding [Fe-Fe] hydrogenase large subunit C-terminal domain-containing protein — MAVVTTIGRKCRRCYTCIRHCPARAIKVEGGQAQVVAELCIACGTCLRVCRQQAKKMESHVEMAREVLREDGAAAILAPSYVVNYWQVSPGQVATALRLLGFETVAEVAYGAELVALAYLRLLVGRPVFARAGSGAAGAERCGDGSTGAAGAGGDGDGPTRAAGCGDGPTGAARPLISTACPAVVNLVEVHYPELIPWLAHVVSPMVALARYLKHYGRARSVVFVGPCVAKKDEIRHPGLAGAVDAVLTFPELDEMLAGRGIVPADLPPGGFDPPHPRLGRCFPLSGGLLRTASLHADPLHPTVMAVDGRDRVLRKLGRLRHSQFRPVLLDLLFCEGCIDGPLIDPTITLTERRKRLADHVLAGCGEEPELAAADAVLGEVDLSRSFQDRHLAQPVPSEEEIRRILALTRKYRPEDELDCGACGYATCRDKALAVWRGVAEAEMCLPYMIEELEQSVRELARSHQELEESHLQLQRMQEHLIQSEKMASLGQLSAGVAHELNNPLGGILLFAGSLLEELPSGDPRRREIELIRKEAQRCRDIVRNLLNFARQTRLRKQQVNLADLLREVMEVMAPHIPPGVTVRQELNELPPVWLDPGEMKQVFTNVISNAIEAMPDGGTLTIRAGRAPEGVTVCLADTGCGILPEHLNHIFQPFFTTKPIGKGTGLGLATAYGIVKMHGGDITVRSQVGVGTEVEILLPLGESEAVSVLTPERPGSAGALTGGVGL; from the coding sequence ATGGCCGTGGTGACCACCATCGGGCGGAAGTGCCGCAGGTGTTACACCTGCATCCGCCACTGCCCGGCCCGGGCCATCAAGGTGGAAGGCGGGCAGGCCCAGGTGGTGGCCGAGCTATGCATAGCGTGCGGGACCTGCCTGCGGGTGTGCCGCCAGCAGGCCAAGAAGATGGAGTCCCACGTGGAGATGGCCCGGGAGGTGCTCCGGGAGGACGGGGCGGCGGCCATCCTGGCGCCCTCGTACGTGGTCAACTACTGGCAGGTTTCTCCCGGGCAGGTGGCCACCGCCCTGCGCCTGCTCGGCTTCGAGACGGTGGCCGAGGTGGCATACGGGGCGGAACTGGTGGCGCTGGCATATCTGCGCCTGCTCGTGGGCCGGCCGGTGTTCGCCCGGGCCGGGTCCGGGGCAGCCGGGGCGGAGCGATGCGGCGACGGCTCTACCGGGGCGGCCGGGGCGGGGGGTGACGGGGACGGCCCCACCCGGGCCGCGGGGTGCGGGGATGGCCCCACCGGGGCGGCGCGCCCCCTCATATCCACCGCCTGTCCGGCCGTGGTGAACCTGGTAGAGGTCCACTACCCGGAACTCATCCCCTGGCTGGCGCACGTGGTGTCTCCCATGGTGGCCCTGGCCCGGTACCTGAAGCATTACGGCAGGGCCCGCAGCGTGGTTTTCGTGGGCCCCTGCGTGGCCAAGAAGGACGAGATCCGCCATCCCGGCCTGGCCGGGGCGGTGGATGCCGTGCTCACCTTTCCCGAGCTGGACGAGATGCTTGCCGGCCGGGGGATCGTGCCGGCTGACCTTCCTCCGGGAGGGTTCGATCCCCCCCATCCGCGGCTGGGCCGGTGCTTCCCCCTTTCGGGTGGCCTCCTGCGCACTGCTTCATTGCACGCCGATCCGTTGCACCCGACGGTGATGGCCGTCGACGGGCGGGACCGGGTGTTGCGCAAGCTGGGCCGCCTGCGCCATTCGCAGTTCCGACCGGTGCTGCTGGACCTCCTCTTCTGCGAGGGCTGTATCGACGGTCCCCTCATCGACCCCACCATTACCCTGACCGAGCGACGCAAGCGCCTGGCCGACCACGTGCTCGCCGGGTGCGGGGAGGAACCGGAGCTGGCCGCCGCCGACGCCGTCCTGGGCGAGGTGGACCTGTCGCGCAGTTTCCAGGACCGCCACCTGGCGCAACCGGTGCCCTCCGAGGAGGAGATCCGGCGCATCCTCGCCCTGACGCGCAAGTACCGCCCGGAGGACGAACTGGACTGCGGTGCCTGCGGGTACGCCACCTGCCGCGACAAGGCCCTGGCCGTGTGGAGGGGTGTGGCCGAAGCGGAGATGTGCCTGCCCTACATGATCGAGGAACTTGAGCAGTCGGTGAGGGAACTGGCACGCTCACACCAGGAGCTGGAGGAATCGCACCTCCAGCTGCAACGCATGCAGGAGCATCTCATCCAGTCGGAAAAGATGGCCTCGCTGGGGCAGCTATCCGCGGGGGTGGCCCACGAGCTGAATAATCCCCTGGGGGGTATCCTGCTCTTCGCCGGCAGTCTCCTGGAGGAATTGCCCTCGGGTGACCCCCGCCGCCGGGAGATAGAACTCATCCGCAAGGAAGCGCAGCGCTGCCGCGACATCGTGCGCAACCTGCTCAACTTCGCCCGCCAGACCCGGTTGCGCAAGCAGCAGGTGAACCTGGCGGATCTCCTGCGGGAAGTGATGGAGGTGATGGCCCCCCACATTCCACCAGGGGTGACGGTGCGGCAGGAGTTGAACGAGCTGCCGCCCGTGTGGCTGGACCCGGGAGAAATGAAGCAGGTGTTCACCAACGTCATCTCCAACGCCATCGAGGCCATGCCCGACGGTGGCACCCTAACCATCCGGGCCGGGCGGGCACCCGAGGGGGTCACCGTGTGCCTGGCAGATACAGGGTGCGGCATCCTGCCGGAGCACCTTAACCACATTTTTCAGCCGTTCTTCACCACCAAACCCATAGGCAAGGGGACCGGGCTGGGCCTGGCCACGGCGTACGGTATCGTCAAAATGCACGGGGGAGACATCACGGTGCGCAGCCAGGTGGGGGTGGGCACGGAGGTAGAGATCCTTTTGCCCCTGGGCGAGTCCGAGGCGGTGTCGGTACTGACCCCGGAGCGCCCCGGGAGTGCCGGGGCATTGACGGGAGGGGTGGGATTGTGA